A part of Streptomyces sp. NBC_01235 genomic DNA contains:
- a CDS encoding trypsin-like serine peptidase, whose amino-acid sequence MALHHHSENPWRVRVDDEGGTPCGAGVLLDDRHVLTCAHVVRYAGAQPEGTAARVRIRSVACGPEWTRAARVVPGSWVHEHGTRRGDVALLALEEPVDCGTRTTLWKVPISGGRVRVYGFPQAEPYGIGTDAELAGSGWRQSERVLLRQIRTGDPWIQPGYSGAGVVALDGEFEGRVIGIVVADYADGDARAAWMLPTETLLTHLPSIREFTGGHRADELGPSGGELPQDVLGDPLRLALTQELTRLLDGGWSGTVVVGTDASVGAGSSWLVRLVRTADPAARAAVSDAELTGAPGDTVLGLGSIDAAYDACGKSVAEVRGYLLGRFGLRAENDREAVRQLVRRRPPACLVVGRVDRAADPAALVRDLLGPLAVRARSRGLRLVLGFEDRPPADLAHDVSLDPAPIVGSAFRRVTSAQVQTVVGQLAAEEEAAARLRTRWGEKFFATPRLPHSAAPRLRVRLAVARTTEPNPELAAVHDRALEARAEVAGFDRALRRLVQSHEDLSTSLELHRVRAARFFGDEDRRLAELHAPAARALQTVPIDLAAARTLVRRYTDEVNRRIDEG is encoded by the coding sequence ATGGCGCTGCATCACCACAGCGAGAACCCCTGGCGGGTGAGGGTGGACGACGAGGGCGGAACTCCCTGCGGTGCCGGGGTGCTGCTCGACGACAGACACGTGCTGACCTGCGCGCACGTCGTCCGGTACGCCGGAGCGCAGCCGGAGGGTACCGCGGCCCGGGTGCGGATCAGGAGCGTGGCGTGCGGTCCGGAGTGGACGCGCGCCGCGCGGGTGGTCCCGGGATCGTGGGTGCACGAGCACGGCACACGGCGAGGTGATGTGGCGCTGCTCGCACTCGAGGAGCCGGTCGACTGCGGAACCAGGACCACCCTGTGGAAGGTGCCCATCTCCGGCGGCAGGGTGCGGGTGTACGGCTTCCCGCAGGCCGAGCCGTACGGCATCGGGACGGACGCGGAGCTGGCGGGTTCCGGCTGGCGGCAGAGCGAACGGGTGCTGCTGAGGCAGATACGCACCGGCGATCCATGGATCCAGCCGGGCTATTCGGGCGCCGGGGTGGTGGCACTGGACGGCGAGTTCGAAGGGAGGGTCATCGGCATCGTGGTGGCCGACTACGCCGACGGCGACGCCAGGGCGGCCTGGATGCTGCCGACCGAGACACTGCTGACCCACCTGCCGAGCATCAGGGAGTTCACCGGCGGGCACCGCGCCGACGAACTGGGTCCGTCCGGAGGCGAGTTGCCCCAGGACGTGCTGGGCGACCCGCTGCGGCTCGCCCTGACCCAGGAACTCACCCGGCTGCTCGACGGCGGCTGGTCGGGCACCGTCGTCGTCGGCACGGACGCCTCGGTCGGGGCGGGTTCCTCGTGGCTGGTGCGTCTGGTGCGCACGGCCGATCCGGCCGCCCGGGCCGCCGTCTCCGACGCCGAGCTGACCGGGGCGCCGGGCGACACGGTCCTCGGGCTGGGCTCCATCGACGCGGCCTACGACGCCTGCGGCAAGTCCGTCGCCGAGGTGCGCGGCTATCTGTTGGGCCGGTTCGGGCTCCGTGCGGAGAACGACCGCGAGGCGGTGCGTCAGCTGGTGCGCCGCAGACCGCCCGCCTGTCTGGTGGTGGGTCGCGTCGACCGGGCCGCCGACCCCGCCGCACTCGTACGGGACCTGCTGGGGCCGTTGGCCGTCCGGGCCCGCTCGCGCGGCCTGCGCCTCGTCCTGGGCTTCGAGGACCGGCCGCCCGCCGATCTCGCCCATGACGTGTCCCTCGACCCCGCACCGATCGTCGGGTCGGCCTTCAGGAGGGTGACCTCGGCGCAGGTCCAGACGGTCGTCGGGCAGCTCGCCGCCGAGGAGGAGGCGGCGGCCCGGCTGCGGACGCGGTGGGGAGAGAAGTTCTTCGCCACGCCACGGCTGCCGCACAGCGCCGCGCCCCGCCTGCGGGTCCGGCTGGCCGTCGCCCGCACCACCGAGCCGAACCCCGAACTCGCCGCGGTCCACGACCGCGCCCTGGAGGCCCGCGCCGAGGTCGCCGGGTTCGACCGCGCCCTGCGGCGGCTGGTCCAGAGCCACGAGGACCTCAGTACGAGCCTGGAACTGCACCGCGTGCGCGCCGCGCGCTTCTTCGGTGACGAGGACCGGCGGCTCGCCGAGCTGCACGCTCCCGCCGCCCGTGCGCTGCAGACCGTACCGATTGACCTCGCGGCCGCCCGCACGCTGGTCAGGCGCTACACCGACGAGGTCAACCGCCGGATAGACGAAGGGTGA
- a CDS encoding tetratricopeptide repeat protein, which produces MPLCNRPDCGLGEIDEQGFCPECDRQPLPQERAASHPGAAGPAQGVSVGVAQVRPDPWYGLGLIDADHAPEPPDVPLPTAGPVPEEHRFCANPVCRQQVGRGHGDEPGRIAGFCAHCGTRFDFAQPHGLTIAGRYDVERVLGSGAYGAAYLAHDRNLETQVVLKALNRSVARTAEHERDVLVGLRHDSIVRILGYEPEGPHLVLEYVPGVPLSARDGDRLETLLAHGVRVLQALDYLHARGLLHCDVKPLNIIRFREEGSAGAARPLDRVRLIDFGAVRSQEEAGPIVAYTEAYAPPEGDPEYLKPTAGFDLYGLGKTLREVCRSHRTDRAAPGVDSLELLLDRATDTAVPQRRFVSSRQFGEQLSGVIRQIVAAPPTRRQVARPSALFGSITEPLHGGLGVPRPLDHWVRAGVAGDTLLIMPAPFSCPRPPDMAAALPTPLSDPDDPRVGDSAGNALAESRLALRRGDVTLAGQALARAGLPDWHWLHAWYSGLIALAREDVPRAVGHFTEVRRTLPGELIPQLALGLCAEFRGDSEAARSHYGTVFDTTPAIGAAGFGLARVHLLADRRAEAVATAERLTQEFRYEREARVAAVRLLVTVLAHPAVTSPTEGDLARARAALDGLHADDAAATGLGAEIEYAEFQRTQDRLRLSEAVRGLGAHAPTEREYVALVDLANRLRPVLAWRWRGRRGRTGHSRFGVTPDTLSS; this is translated from the coding sequence GTGCCCCTGTGCAACCGCCCCGACTGCGGCCTGGGCGAGATCGACGAGCAGGGCTTCTGCCCGGAGTGCGACCGGCAGCCGTTGCCGCAGGAGCGTGCCGCGTCCCACCCCGGCGCGGCCGGTCCGGCGCAGGGGGTCAGCGTCGGCGTGGCGCAGGTGCGCCCGGACCCCTGGTACGGCCTCGGCCTGATCGATGCCGACCATGCTCCCGAACCCCCGGACGTACCGCTTCCCACGGCGGGCCCGGTCCCCGAGGAGCACCGCTTCTGCGCGAATCCCGTGTGCCGGCAACAGGTCGGCCGGGGGCACGGCGACGAGCCGGGCCGGATCGCGGGATTCTGCGCCCACTGCGGCACCCGCTTCGACTTCGCCCAGCCCCACGGCCTCACCATCGCCGGGCGCTACGACGTCGAGCGCGTCCTCGGCTCGGGGGCGTACGGAGCGGCGTACCTCGCGCACGACCGGAACCTCGAGACACAGGTGGTCCTCAAGGCCCTGAACAGGTCGGTGGCCAGGACGGCCGAGCACGAGCGGGACGTGCTGGTCGGGCTCCGGCACGACAGCATCGTCCGCATCCTGGGCTACGAGCCCGAGGGGCCGCACCTCGTGCTGGAGTACGTCCCTGGCGTGCCGCTCTCGGCACGGGACGGCGACCGGCTCGAGACGCTCCTCGCGCACGGCGTCCGCGTCCTCCAGGCGCTCGACTACCTGCATGCCAGGGGTCTGCTGCACTGCGACGTCAAGCCCCTGAACATCATCCGGTTCCGGGAGGAGGGCTCCGCGGGCGCCGCCCGGCCGCTCGACCGGGTCCGCCTCATCGACTTCGGCGCGGTGCGGTCCCAGGAGGAAGCCGGGCCGATCGTCGCGTACACCGAGGCGTACGCGCCCCCGGAGGGCGATCCGGAGTACCTGAAGCCCACTGCGGGCTTCGACCTGTACGGACTCGGGAAGACGCTGCGAGAGGTGTGCCGCTCGCACCGGACCGACCGTGCGGCGCCCGGAGTCGACTCGCTCGAGCTGCTGCTGGACCGCGCCACGGACACCGCCGTGCCCCAGCGGCGATTCGTTTCGTCACGTCAGTTCGGGGAGCAGCTCAGCGGAGTGATCCGGCAGATCGTGGCTGCGCCGCCGACCCGTCGGCAGGTGGCCCGTCCGTCGGCGTTGTTCGGCTCGATCACCGAGCCGCTGCACGGCGGGCTGGGGGTGCCGCGGCCGCTCGATCACTGGGTTCGCGCGGGCGTGGCCGGGGACACCCTGCTGATCATGCCCGCCCCGTTCTCCTGCCCCCGGCCTCCGGACATGGCGGCGGCGCTCCCCACGCCCCTCTCCGATCCCGACGATCCCCGTGTCGGCGACTCGGCCGGGAACGCGCTGGCCGAGAGCAGGCTCGCCCTGCGCCGAGGCGACGTGACACTGGCCGGGCAGGCCCTCGCCCGCGCGGGCCTGCCCGACTGGCACTGGTTGCACGCCTGGTACTCCGGTCTGATCGCGCTGGCGCGTGAGGACGTGCCGAGAGCCGTCGGCCACTTCACCGAGGTACGACGAACGCTGCCGGGCGAACTGATCCCACAGCTCGCGCTCGGCCTGTGCGCCGAGTTCCGCGGCGACAGCGAGGCCGCCCGCTCGCACTACGGCACCGTCTTCGACACCACCCCCGCGATCGGCGCGGCGGGCTTCGGACTGGCCCGTGTGCACCTGCTGGCCGACCGGCGCGCGGAAGCGGTGGCCACCGCCGAGCGCCTGACCCAGGAATTCCGCTACGAACGCGAGGCGCGCGTCGCGGCCGTACGGCTGCTCGTCACGGTCCTCGCACACCCGGCCGTCACCTCGCCGACCGAGGGCGACCTGGCACGGGCCCGCGCGGCGCTGGACGGTCTCCACGCGGACGACGCCGCGGCCACCGGCCTCGGGGCCGAGATCGAGTACGCCGAGTTCCAGCGCACCCAGGACCGGCTGAGGCTGTCCGAAGCGGTCCGCGGGCTCGGCGCGCACGCTCCCACCGAGCGCGAGTACGTGGCACTGGTGGACCTGGCGAACCGGCTGCGCCCGGTGCTGGCGTGGAGGTGGCGTGGCCGCCGCGGCCGAACCGGTCATTCCCGTTTCGGAGTCACACCCGACACGCTAAGCTCCTGA
- a CDS encoding VWA domain-containing protein: MDAPSDLAYDETRADALVTVRARSAADAVPRTRAAEILIMDKSLSMAGRGKLDEAKRAMCAAVDTLRDGTLLGIVAGNHKADVVYPTTGGLARVDAAARQEAKSRIVGQLAEGGTAIGQWLACADRLFASVTSPGTVRHAVLYTDGKDEHETPEQLGGVLQKCTDRFVCDARGLGEDWNYAELLRITEALHGSAEAVVTVSDLTQDFTRIMRQAQRIVVARVYLGLRLNERFRLGFVRQTRPVEAELTARQSHGDEIHVPLGSWPPEARQYQVSLRFDPETLTVEENLRAARITLHAEQPDGTRVPCSEPRAIVVRRRATPGFGIPPSADLTRVENEHELGMAMRACADAQQRRDFERADRELRIAVGLAEELRDTARMRLLRSVSVTGTDGRLRVRRDAPRGEVQRLGLESTRTAAPPVDPVELPPADGMSTRGCPRCGATTSARSARFCENCGHRFDEPATDGAPVDAS, from the coding sequence GTGGACGCACCGTCCGATCTGGCCTACGACGAGACACGCGCGGACGCCCTCGTCACCGTCAGGGCGCGTTCCGCCGCCGACGCGGTCCCGCGGACGCGGGCCGCCGAGATCCTGATCATGGACAAGTCGCTGTCCATGGCCGGCCGCGGCAAGCTGGACGAGGCGAAACGCGCGATGTGCGCGGCCGTCGACACCCTGCGGGACGGGACGCTCCTGGGGATCGTCGCGGGCAACCACAAGGCCGACGTGGTCTACCCGACCACGGGCGGCCTCGCGCGCGTCGACGCCGCGGCCAGACAGGAGGCCAAGAGTCGGATCGTCGGCCAACTGGCCGAGGGCGGCACGGCGATCGGGCAGTGGCTGGCCTGCGCCGACCGGCTCTTCGCGTCGGTGACGTCCCCCGGCACCGTGCGCCACGCCGTGCTCTACACGGACGGCAAGGACGAGCACGAGACGCCCGAGCAACTGGGCGGCGTGCTCCAGAAGTGCACCGACCGGTTCGTGTGCGACGCGCGGGGACTCGGCGAGGACTGGAACTACGCGGAACTGCTGCGGATCACGGAGGCACTGCACGGCAGCGCCGAGGCCGTCGTCACCGTGTCCGACCTCACGCAGGACTTCACCCGGATCATGCGGCAGGCGCAGCGCATCGTCGTGGCCCGCGTCTACCTGGGCCTGCGCCTCAACGAACGGTTCCGGCTGGGCTTCGTACGCCAGACGCGTCCCGTGGAGGCGGAACTGACGGCCCGTCAGAGTCATGGCGACGAGATCCACGTCCCGCTCGGCTCCTGGCCGCCCGAAGCCCGCCAGTACCAGGTGTCGCTGCGCTTCGACCCCGAGACGCTGACCGTCGAGGAGAACCTGCGCGCCGCCCGCATCACACTGCACGCGGAACAGCCCGACGGAACACGCGTGCCGTGCTCCGAGCCCCGGGCCATCGTCGTACGGCGGCGGGCGACACCCGGGTTCGGCATCCCGCCGTCCGCCGACCTCACGCGGGTCGAGAACGAGCACGAGCTGGGCATGGCGATGAGGGCGTGCGCCGACGCCCAGCAGAGGCGGGACTTCGAACGCGCGGACCGTGAGCTGCGCATCGCGGTGGGACTCGCCGAGGAGCTCCGGGACACCGCGCGCATGCGGCTGCTGCGCTCGGTGTCGGTCACCGGCACCGACGGCAGGCTGCGGGTGCGCCGCGACGCCCCCCGCGGAGAGGTGCAACGACTCGGGCTCGAATCGACCAGGACCGCTGCCCCACCGGTCGACCCGGTCGAACTCCCGCCCGCCGACGGCATGTCCACGCGCGGCTGCCCGCGCTGCGGCGCGACGACATCGGCACGCTCCGCCAGGTTCTGCGAGAACTGCGGACACCGCTTCGACGAACCGGCGACGGACGGTGCTCCGGTGGACGCCTCGTGA